The following proteins are co-located in the Acidimicrobiales bacterium genome:
- a CDS encoding flagellar biosynthetic protein FliO, whose amino-acid sequence MSALFMLVKAGFVFGLLFITLRVVGKLYSPSGRASKKRPGQMVQVIGRQSVGRNADVAVVSLGDRTLVLGVTEHNVSVVTELDPEEIVETVSLPAALPALPARTQETASVPSWRDLIENLRERTVRR is encoded by the coding sequence ATGAGCGCCCTGTTCATGCTGGTCAAGGCCGGCTTCGTTTTCGGCCTGCTGTTCATCACGCTGCGCGTCGTCGGCAAGCTGTACTCGCCGTCGGGTCGGGCGTCGAAGAAGCGCCCCGGCCAGATGGTCCAGGTGATCGGCCGCCAGTCCGTGGGCCGCAACGCCGATGTGGCCGTCGTCTCGCTGGGTGATCGCACGCTCGTGCTGGGTGTCACCGAGCACAACGTTTCGGTCGTGACCGAACTCGACCCCGAAGAAATCGTCGAGACCGTGTCGCTGCCCGCAGCACTTCCCGCCCTTCCTGCAAGGACGCAGGAGACGGCTTCTGTTCCGTCATGGAGAGATTTGATCGAAAATCTCCGTGAACGAACGGTCCGGCGCTAG
- the fliN gene encoding flagellar motor switch protein FliN, with product MSDGFTSDMDQVESVAQPASFEELGPGESPGAPRDLRLLADINVELSVELGRSKLPMRKLLSLVPGSVIDLDRPADGGVDVLVNGRVVARGEIVIVDGEIGVRVTEILNQ from the coding sequence GTGAGCGACGGATTCACATCCGATATGGACCAGGTGGAAAGCGTTGCGCAACCTGCCTCCTTCGAGGAGCTCGGCCCGGGCGAGTCGCCCGGCGCGCCACGTGACCTGCGTCTCCTCGCCGACATCAACGTCGAGCTGTCCGTCGAATTAGGCCGCTCGAAGCTCCCGATGCGAAAGCTCCTGAGCCTGGTGCCCGGTTCGGTCATCGACCTCGACCGTCCCGCCGACGGCGGCGTCGACGTCCTCGTCAACGGACGCGTCGTCGCCCGCGGCGAGATCGTCATCGTCGACGGCGAAATCGGCGTGCGCGTGACCGAGATCCTCAACCAATGA